The following proteins come from a genomic window of Mycobacterium sp. DL:
- a CDS encoding alpha/beta fold hydrolase, with amino-acid sequence MTMNASRRRAHDKLASLAGVRPIRRPIRRGSDEEFDLYYVRTGRKSAHPLVVIPGGPGAASIALYRSLRRHAAIDGLDVIMVEHRGVGLSRHDDAGHDLPPEALCVDMVVDDVAAVLDDARVDQAVVYGASYGTYLAAGLGVRHPARIHTMVLDSPLLSADDINEVRAQIRRVLWEGVVPEDADLAAKVRRLVSDGVLDPTAVLRAADMYGIAGPEVLRRQLDLLLAGHDWLWAAVGLGTRLLLERQTPYHHEPDLVERIAYRELNYGAVPDGGPLDPAVAFRQIATGDVDFIAEPYDLVSAMPGFSWPTAVISGGRDLTTPPAVARRVAELIPDSVLVELPTAGHSILDTREQAALRVCLAASGGNVHELGSRSAELDALSANLTIRLLVRGISFAARAESVVPDAVPRVMRQAPTS; translated from the coding sequence ATGACGATGAACGCCTCACGGCGCCGGGCACATGACAAGCTGGCCTCGCTGGCCGGTGTGCGCCCGATCCGCAGGCCGATCCGCCGCGGCAGTGACGAGGAGTTCGATCTCTACTACGTGCGGACCGGTCGCAAATCCGCCCATCCACTGGTGGTCATCCCCGGCGGCCCAGGTGCGGCATCGATCGCGCTGTATCGGTCGCTGCGGCGGCACGCGGCCATCGACGGTCTCGACGTCATCATGGTCGAGCACCGTGGGGTGGGTCTGTCCCGTCACGACGATGCGGGCCACGACCTGCCCCCGGAAGCGCTTTGTGTCGACATGGTCGTCGACGACGTCGCGGCAGTGCTCGACGACGCCCGGGTCGATCAGGCCGTCGTCTACGGAGCGTCGTACGGCACCTATCTGGCCGCGGGCCTCGGCGTACGACACCCGGCACGGATCCACACGATGGTGCTCGATTCACCGCTGCTCTCGGCTGACGACATCAACGAGGTCCGGGCGCAGATCCGCCGGGTGCTCTGGGAGGGCGTGGTGCCTGAGGACGCCGACCTCGCAGCCAAGGTGCGCCGACTGGTCTCCGACGGCGTTCTCGATCCGACGGCCGTGCTGCGGGCCGCGGACATGTACGGCATCGCCGGGCCGGAGGTGCTGCGCCGGCAGCTGGATCTGCTGCTGGCGGGCCACGACTGGCTCTGGGCCGCAGTGGGTCTGGGCACCAGACTGCTGCTGGAACGCCAAACTCCGTACCATCACGAGCCCGACCTCGTCGAGCGCATCGCCTACCGGGAACTGAACTACGGCGCCGTGCCCGACGGCGGACCGCTGGATCCCGCGGTCGCCTTTCGGCAGATCGCAACCGGAGACGTCGATTTCATCGCCGAACCCTACGATCTGGTGTCGGCCATGCCCGGCTTCTCCTGGCCCACCGCGGTGATCTCCGGGGGCCGCGACCTGACCACACCGCCCGCCGTGGCGCGCCGCGTCGCCGAGCTGATTCCGGATTCGGTGCTCGTCGAACTCCCCACTGCCGGTCACAGCATCCTCGACACCCGCGAGCAGGCCGCGCTGCGGGTCTGCCTGGCGGCCAGTGGCGGCAACGTGCATGAACTCGGTTCCCGCTCGGCAGAATTGGACGCGCTATCGGCAAACCTGACGATTCGGCTCCTGGTCCGCGGCATCAGTTTCGCGGCAAGAGCCGAATCGGTGGTACCCGATGCGGTGCCGAGGGTGATGCGTCAGGCCCCTACTTCATGA